A genomic segment from Lignipirellula cremea encodes:
- the gltX gene encoding glutamate--tRNA ligase produces MTVRTRFAPSPTGYLHIGGVRTALFNWLFARQHGGQFVLRIDDTDQNRNVEAALQPILDGFRWLGLDWDEGPEVGGPYAPYFQSERGDFYKNAVEKMLASGSAYRDYATEEEFEAERQASRQEGRPYSRQWMAETDADAARYEGEGRKATVRLKMPREGVCRVSDLVLGDKEFAWAGESDAAIQRSDGTCMYHLANVVDDHALAITHVIRAQEHFSNTPRQMFIAQSLGFEPPRYAHLPVVAEPGSKKKLSKRNIEQYLKNRDFKKIYDHGAAIAEKIGRKVDAATFNPVIVDFYRDTGYLADALVNYLLLLGWSFDGEREAFTRQEMIDCFSLDRVIKGSASFDPQKLFAFEQRHFNALPAKQKTPLCLRFLQAAGLVEEPTPCDVGPYLAQIVEAAGDRLVVAGDILGFADFFTADDQLSYDEKTWEKRLIKPEGARDLLARFREQLANATAFDAASLETLLKDFIAAEEKKIGDIIHALRVAVTGQGVGFGMFETLAILGQERCLRRIDRALERANS; encoded by the coding sequence ATGACGGTCCGCACGCGATTTGCTCCCAGTCCTACCGGATACCTGCATATTGGCGGGGTTCGCACGGCGTTGTTTAACTGGCTGTTCGCTCGGCAGCATGGCGGTCAGTTTGTGTTGCGAATCGACGATACCGACCAGAATCGCAATGTCGAAGCAGCCCTGCAGCCGATTCTCGACGGCTTCCGCTGGCTCGGTCTGGACTGGGACGAAGGCCCCGAAGTTGGCGGTCCGTATGCGCCGTACTTCCAATCGGAGCGTGGCGACTTCTATAAAAACGCCGTCGAGAAAATGCTGGCCTCCGGATCGGCCTATCGGGACTACGCCACCGAAGAAGAGTTTGAAGCGGAACGCCAAGCGTCCCGCCAGGAGGGGCGCCCCTACAGCCGCCAGTGGATGGCTGAGACCGACGCCGACGCCGCCCGTTACGAAGGCGAAGGCCGCAAGGCAACCGTCCGTCTTAAAATGCCGCGCGAAGGCGTCTGCCGCGTTTCCGATCTGGTGCTGGGCGACAAGGAGTTCGCCTGGGCCGGCGAGTCCGACGCAGCGATCCAGCGTTCGGACGGCACCTGCATGTACCATCTGGCGAATGTCGTCGACGACCATGCCCTGGCCATCACCCATGTGATCAGGGCGCAGGAACATTTCTCCAATACGCCGCGGCAAATGTTCATCGCCCAGAGCCTGGGCTTCGAACCGCCGCGGTACGCCCACCTGCCGGTCGTCGCCGAACCGGGCAGCAAAAAAAAGCTAAGCAAGCGAAACATTGAACAGTACCTGAAGAACCGCGACTTCAAAAAGATCTACGACCACGGGGCGGCCATCGCCGAGAAGATCGGCCGCAAGGTCGATGCGGCCACCTTCAACCCGGTGATCGTCGACTTTTATCGTGATACGGGTTACCTGGCCGACGCGCTGGTCAACTACCTGCTGCTGCTGGGCTGGTCGTTCGACGGCGAACGGGAAGCGTTCACCCGCCAGGAGATGATTGACTGCTTCTCGCTGGATCGCGTGATCAAAGGTTCGGCCAGTTTCGACCCGCAAAAGCTCTTCGCCTTTGAGCAACGGCATTTCAACGCCCTGCCGGCCAAACAGAAAACGCCCCTGTGTTTGCGTTTCCTCCAGGCGGCCGGACTGGTGGAAGAGCCCACGCCATGCGACGTGGGACCTTACCTGGCCCAGATCGTCGAAGCGGCCGGCGACCGGCTGGTCGTAGCCGGAGACATCCTGGGGTTTGCCGACTTTTTCACGGCCGACGATCAGCTTTCTTACGACGAAAAAACCTGGGAGAAGCGGCTCATCAAACCCGAAGGCGCCCGGGATCTGCTGGCCCGGTTCCGCGAGCAGTTAGCGAACGCCACGGCGTTCGACGCGGCTTCGCTGGAAACCCTGCTCAAAGATTTCATCGCCGCCGAAGAGAAAAAGATCGGCGACATCATCCACGCCCTGCGCGTCGCGGTGACCGGGCAAGGCGTCGGCTTCGGCATGTTCGAAACGCTCGCCATCCTGGGGCAGGAACGCTGCCTGCGAAGAATTGATCGGGCTCTGGAGCGGGCCAATAGTTAG
- a CDS encoding sulfatase family protein yields the protein MLRVCFGFALLLLAASGVTAEERPNFIIMIADDVSWDDLGAYGHPHIRTPNLDQMAADGVRYDLAFLTCSSCSPSRCSIMTGRYPHSTGAGELHQPLPADQVMFPALLKQAGYYTAAAGKWHLGEPARKAFDRIEDGRPSGCEKWVEVLHERPRDKPFFLWLAAYDAHRGYSKGTLKVPHTNEDAVVPPYLPDAPETRGDLAMYYDEISRLDSYAGKVLAELDEQKAAENTLVLFLADNGRPFPRCKTTVYDSGVRTPFIVRWPVVVPRGSVCRELVSSIDIAPTFCELAGLRPAPTFQGQSFVPQLPTPDVAIRDHIVAEHNWHDYEAYERGLRDQRYLYIRNWRPELPGTPPADAVRSPTYAVMQKMRDAGGSLTPDQRSCFLTPRPEEELYDTIEDPHCLRNLADAPGSQEVLVRMRAAMVSHRKKYDDPEPGQLTPDRFDREEGTPLKK from the coding sequence ATGCTGCGTGTTTGTTTTGGATTCGCCCTGTTGCTGCTGGCGGCGTCGGGCGTGACGGCTGAGGAGCGGCCGAACTTCATCATTATGATCGCCGACGATGTGTCGTGGGACGACCTGGGAGCGTACGGCCATCCTCATATTCGCACGCCCAATCTGGATCAAATGGCGGCCGATGGGGTGCGCTACGATCTGGCCTTTTTGACGTGCAGTTCCTGCAGCCCCAGCCGCTGCAGCATTATGACGGGTCGCTACCCACATTCGACCGGCGCCGGGGAGTTGCACCAGCCGTTGCCTGCGGACCAGGTGATGTTTCCCGCGCTTCTGAAACAGGCCGGCTACTACACGGCCGCTGCCGGGAAGTGGCACCTGGGCGAACCAGCCCGGAAAGCGTTCGACCGGATCGAAGACGGCCGTCCCAGCGGCTGCGAGAAATGGGTCGAGGTGCTGCACGAACGGCCCCGCGACAAGCCTTTTTTCCTGTGGCTGGCCGCCTACGACGCCCACCGTGGTTACAGCAAAGGGACGCTGAAAGTCCCGCATACTAACGAGGACGCGGTCGTTCCGCCGTACCTGCCCGACGCGCCGGAAACACGGGGCGATCTGGCCATGTACTATGACGAAATCTCGCGTCTGGACAGTTATGCCGGCAAGGTGCTGGCGGAGCTGGACGAGCAAAAAGCGGCCGAGAACACGCTGGTTCTGTTCCTGGCCGATAACGGACGTCCCTTCCCGCGGTGCAAAACGACCGTCTACGACAGCGGCGTGCGCACGCCGTTTATCGTACGCTGGCCGGTTGTCGTTCCCAGGGGATCCGTCTGCCGCGAACTGGTCAGCTCCATCGACATTGCTCCCACTTTCTGCGAGCTGGCCGGTCTGCGGCCGGCGCCGACGTTCCAGGGGCAATCGTTTGTCCCCCAGTTGCCGACGCCCGATGTGGCCATTCGTGATCATATCGTGGCCGAACATAACTGGCATGATTATGAAGCGTATGAACGCGGTCTTCGCGATCAACGCTATCTGTACATTCGCAACTGGCGGCCCGAACTGCCGGGCACCCCGCCGGCCGACGCGGTGCGCAGTCCCACTTATGCGGTGATGCAAAAAATGCGCGACGCGGGCGGTTCCTTGACGCCCGATCAGCGTTCCTGTTTCCTCACGCCGCGGCCGGAGGAAGAGCTGTACGATACGATCGAAGATCCGCACTGCCTGCGGAATCTGGCCGATGCGCCGGGAAGCCAGGAGGTGCTGGTTCGGATGCGGGCGGCCATGGTTTCGCATCGCAAAAAGTACGACGATCCGGAGCCGGGCCAGCTGACGCCTGACAGGTTTGATCGGGAAGAGGGCACGCCGCTGAAGAAATAA
- the purE gene encoding 5-(carboxyamino)imidazole ribonucleotide mutase — protein sequence MTATPLVGIIMGSDSDWPKIQKAAAALEEFGVPYEVRVMSAHRTPHLAAEYAETAEERGLQVIIAAAGGAAHLAGVLAAHTVLPIIGLPVPTPELGGLDSLLSTVQMPGDVPVASMAVGMGGPRNAGLFAVQILGGANPELRKAFGEFKKKLVDAIVAKDLKLRQSIEAKS from the coding sequence ATGACTGCGACCCCGTTAGTTGGCATTATCATGGGCAGCGATAGCGACTGGCCCAAGATCCAGAAGGCAGCTGCCGCCCTGGAGGAATTCGGCGTCCCGTACGAAGTCCGCGTGATGAGCGCCCATCGTACGCCCCATCTGGCTGCCGAATACGCAGAAACGGCCGAAGAACGCGGCCTGCAGGTGATCATCGCCGCCGCTGGCGGGGCGGCCCATCTGGCCGGCGTGCTGGCCGCGCATACGGTCCTGCCGATCATCGGCTTGCCGGTGCCGACGCCCGAACTGGGCGGCCTGGATTCGCTCCTGTCGACCGTGCAGATGCCGGGCGACGTGCCGGTCGCCAGCATGGCGGTCGGCATGGGCGGGCCGCGTAACGCGGGCCTGTTCGCCGTGCAGATTCTGGGCGGAGCCAATCCTGAGCTGCGCAAGGCCTTTGGCGAATTCAAGAAGAAACTCGTGGACGCGATTGTCGCCAAAGACCTGAAGTTGCGGCAGTCGATCGAAGCCAAATCCTAG
- a CDS encoding DUF1501 domain-containing protein, protein MLDIIAPVRNAAGACSRRDLLRVGALGLGGLTLPWWLQAQASAAEGSVRPKSVVLLFLGGGPSHIETFNPNMDQPGPGRSLTGDVKTNLPGVAFGGTFPGLAKHADKMAIVRSFHHTDSNHSTAVPYVLSGGKSFSGGIGSVYARLRGTNDPRSGLPTTSLITAPDVGRFANARKRVIQGSQPGDLGAPYAPFQPDGEGPAISNMTLNMPHGRLDDRRNLLAGLDRLRRDVDASGAKEGFDRFRQQAYDVILGSAAKTFDLSQEDPRLVAQYDTSMFRVGESEFRSCSLGSQMLMARRLVEAGCGFITVQNAGWDMHASSGNNNMSLASGMRMLGGPLDKAVSAFLADLDQRGLLDQTLLVITGEFGRTPRVNKNGGRDHWANLSTLALAGGGLQMGQVIGQSAPQNDLPASEPIRVENLMSTVMHTLFDVGKLRVDRTAPRTLLDPIERHAPITELF, encoded by the coding sequence ATGCTCGATATTATCGCTCCTGTGCGGAACGCCGCGGGTGCATGCAGTCGTCGCGATCTGCTGCGCGTCGGCGCCCTGGGGCTGGGCGGGCTGACGTTGCCCTGGTGGCTGCAGGCGCAAGCCTCGGCAGCGGAAGGATCGGTCCGGCCGAAGTCGGTCGTGCTGTTGTTCCTGGGCGGCGGACCCAGCCATATCGAAACCTTCAATCCCAATATGGACCAGCCGGGCCCCGGTCGCAGTTTAACGGGCGACGTGAAAACGAATCTGCCGGGCGTCGCGTTTGGCGGCACGTTTCCCGGTTTGGCGAAGCACGCCGATAAAATGGCGATCGTCCGTTCTTTTCATCACACGGACAGCAACCATTCAACGGCCGTCCCCTATGTGCTGTCGGGCGGCAAGTCGTTCTCCGGCGGAATCGGCTCCGTCTATGCTCGCCTGCGGGGCACGAACGATCCCCGTTCGGGTTTGCCGACGACGTCGTTAATTACCGCACCCGATGTCGGCCGTTTCGCCAATGCGCGGAAGCGGGTGATTCAAGGGTCGCAGCCGGGCGACCTGGGCGCGCCGTATGCGCCGTTCCAGCCCGACGGCGAGGGACCGGCGATCAGCAATATGACGCTGAACATGCCGCACGGCCGACTGGACGATCGTCGCAATCTGCTGGCCGGCCTGGATCGGTTGCGGCGGGATGTCGATGCTTCCGGCGCCAAAGAAGGCTTTGATCGTTTCCGGCAACAGGCTTACGACGTGATCCTGGGGTCGGCGGCCAAAACGTTCGATCTCAGCCAGGAAGATCCGCGACTGGTCGCCCAGTACGATACCAGCATGTTCCGCGTGGGTGAGTCGGAATTCCGCTCCTGCTCGCTGGGCTCGCAAATGCTGATGGCCCGGCGCCTGGTCGAGGCGGGTTGCGGCTTTATCACCGTGCAGAACGCCGGCTGGGATATGCACGCCAGTTCCGGGAACAACAACATGTCGCTGGCTTCCGGCATGCGGATGCTGGGCGGGCCGCTCGACAAAGCCGTATCGGCCTTCCTGGCCGATCTTGACCAGCGCGGACTGCTGGACCAGACGCTGCTGGTCATCACGGGCGAGTTCGGCCGCACCCCCCGCGTCAACAAAAACGGCGGCCGCGATCACTGGGCCAACCTCAGCACGCTGGCGCTCGCCGGCGGCGGATTGCAGATGGGGCAGGTCATTGGCCAGTCGGCCCCGCAGAACGACCTGCCCGCCAGCGAACCGATCCGGGTCGAAAATCTCATGTCGACCGTCATGCATACCCTGTTCGATGTGGGCAAGCTCCGCGTCGACCGGACGGCCCCGCGAACGCTGCTCGATCCCATCGAACGGCATGCTCCGATTACGGAGCTGTTCTAG
- a CDS encoding SulP family inorganic anion transporter, with product MKSNGPPWTEVLQDYRSNFKNDFLSSVVVFLVALPLCMGIAIASGVPVAAGLITGIVGGLVVALLAGCPLQVSGPAAGLAVVVVDLIQRIGIEMLGVVVLLAGVLQIGAGLLGLGRWFRAVSPAVVHGMLAGIGILILGAQFHVMVDDKPKGDGLTNLLTIPSAIQKGISTIPQLGDPETRKLQTRLLREIGELHRQQVELAEHVAEQSPLHGIEGEKASLLADKVPEEQRDLEESAATQLEIEKQLRFELGELRLLLDQPESRMAGSSVKQVRVQSAAKDALAKSDAALAALHAGGILAATHAQHEAVTALEGLLDSLKNHNFAAEIGVLTITILLLWQGLAPKRLKLVPAPLLAVIIATGVAAALSLPVLYVEAPSNLFSQTLHFPTWSGILSEWEVVLEFVIVMAIVASAETLLSATAVDQLHDGPRTRYDRELFAQGVGNMICGALGSLPMTGVIVRSSANVAAGAKTRMSAWMHGVWLLLFVSALAFLLRMIPTSCLAAILVYTGYKLVNVKALIELRKYGRGEVVVYLATVFMIVAVDLLTGVLVGVGLAAAKLLFKFSKLDADLRTSETGEPAVLQLSGAATFIRLPKLAEKLESVPPGAELHVNLDRLDYIDHACLELLMNWSRQQEATGGKVVIDWNDLRDKFRTNRRAQAKKPLTPPWDAPEPDPSHGSSGDSELHPEGANHPTN from the coding sequence ATGAAATCGAATGGACCCCCTTGGACAGAAGTCCTGCAGGATTACCGCAGCAACTTCAAGAATGATTTTCTCTCCTCGGTCGTCGTGTTCCTGGTGGCGTTACCGCTTTGCATGGGCATCGCCATCGCATCCGGCGTACCGGTGGCAGCCGGCCTGATTACGGGGATCGTTGGCGGCCTTGTCGTCGCTTTGCTGGCGGGTTGTCCCCTGCAGGTCAGCGGTCCGGCGGCCGGCCTGGCGGTGGTGGTGGTTGATTTGATCCAGCGTATCGGCATTGAAATGCTGGGCGTGGTGGTGCTGCTGGCAGGGGTGCTCCAGATTGGAGCCGGCCTGCTCGGACTTGGCCGCTGGTTCCGGGCGGTCTCGCCCGCCGTGGTGCATGGCATGCTGGCCGGTATTGGTATCCTGATTCTTGGGGCCCAGTTCCATGTCATGGTCGACGACAAGCCCAAAGGCGACGGCCTGACGAATCTGCTCACCATTCCCTCGGCGATTCAAAAAGGCATTTCCACCATTCCCCAGCTAGGCGACCCGGAAACACGCAAACTGCAGACCCGCCTGCTGCGGGAAATTGGCGAACTCCACCGCCAGCAGGTAGAACTGGCCGAACATGTCGCGGAGCAGTCGCCGTTACACGGTATCGAAGGAGAAAAGGCCAGCCTCCTGGCCGACAAAGTACCCGAAGAACAACGTGACCTGGAAGAATCCGCGGCGACCCAGCTGGAAATTGAAAAACAGCTCCGGTTCGAACTGGGGGAACTGCGTTTGCTGCTGGACCAGCCGGAGTCCCGCATGGCGGGCAGTAGCGTCAAGCAGGTCCGGGTCCAAAGCGCGGCCAAAGACGCGCTGGCAAAAAGCGACGCCGCACTGGCCGCACTGCACGCAGGCGGCATTCTGGCCGCTACCCATGCCCAGCACGAAGCGGTCACCGCCCTGGAAGGTCTGCTGGATAGCCTGAAGAATCACAACTTCGCCGCCGAAATTGGCGTTCTCACGATTACTATCCTGCTGCTCTGGCAGGGTCTGGCGCCCAAGCGTTTGAAACTGGTTCCGGCTCCGCTGCTGGCGGTGATCATCGCCACAGGGGTGGCTGCCGCCTTGTCGCTGCCCGTGCTATACGTCGAGGCGCCCTCCAACCTGTTCTCACAAACGCTGCACTTCCCTACCTGGTCGGGGATTCTCAGCGAGTGGGAAGTGGTGCTGGAATTTGTCATTGTAATGGCGATCGTCGCCAGTGCGGAAACGCTCCTCAGCGCCACGGCCGTTGACCAGCTGCACGATGGACCCCGCACCCGCTACGACCGCGAGCTCTTCGCCCAGGGCGTAGGCAACATGATCTGCGGCGCCCTGGGATCGCTGCCGATGACGGGCGTGATCGTGCGCAGTTCGGCGAATGTCGCCGCTGGCGCCAAAACGCGTATGTCGGCCTGGATGCACGGGGTCTGGCTGTTGCTGTTCGTATCGGCGCTCGCCTTCCTGCTGCGAATGATCCCCACCTCCTGCCTGGCCGCCATCCTGGTTTATACCGGCTACAAGCTCGTGAATGTGAAAGCGCTGATCGAGCTGCGGAAGTACGGCCGGGGCGAAGTGGTCGTCTACCTGGCGACCGTATTCATGATTGTGGCCGTTGACCTGCTGACCGGCGTTCTGGTCGGGGTCGGACTGGCGGCCGCCAAGCTGCTCTTCAAGTTCTCTAAACTGGACGCCGACCTGCGCACCAGCGAGACAGGCGAACCGGCCGTGCTTCAACTGTCCGGCGCGGCGACGTTTATTCGCCTGCCCAAACTTGCCGAGAAGCTGGAAAGCGTACCGCCTGGCGCCGAGTTGCATGTCAACCTGGACAGGCTCGACTATATCGATCACGCCTGCCTGGAATTGCTCATGAACTGGTCCCGCCAGCAGGAAGCAACCGGCGGCAAAGTCGTGATTGACTGGAACGATCTACGGGACAAGTTCCGCACCAACCGCCGGGCCCAGGCGAAAAAGCCGCTCACGCCGCCCTGGGATGCGCCCGAGCCAGACCCTTCGCACGGATCCTCTGGCGACTCGGAATTGCATCCCGAAGGAGCCAACCACCCCACAAACTGA
- a CDS encoding PSD1 and planctomycete cytochrome C domain-containing protein: protein MLLSAFSTRLSRILSVQACFRRAASSGCLSLLVLACGLVSVPVVHGAGPGLPAAASQKVEFIRDIQPLLRRSCYSCHGVEEQEAGLRLDTKARALAGGEGGPVIIAGKSDKSRLVLLLAGIDEDSGVMPPEGDGAPFTSEEVALVRAWIDQGADWPAEADRPLAERHWSFQPIVRPEAPAVKQQGWIKNGIDPFILARLEAEGIEPAIEADRSTLIRRLYLDLLGLPPQPAEVEQFLSDKEDGAYERLVDRVLLSQHYGERWGRHWLDLARYADSDGYEKDRPRPHAWRYRDWVIAALNADMPFDQFTIAQVAGDLLPDADREMKTATGFHRNTLHNTEGGTDKEEDRSKKTVDRTNTTGAIWLGLTVGCAECHTHKYDPLTHHEYYSLYAFFNNIDELDLDMAPAAELARYQTDKAAFDAEQKKLDAAAAQYVKKELPAAQQAWEAAQANDLDNLLDQGDADGPTSDGKPADAKPADKKPAGNKGVVVPENVELALAVTAADRTELQRNVIRDYYLTIDPPLLALKKAAEAHKSKAPKAPTAKAQAVVERSTPREAYIHLRGNFLDHGAAVTAATPAWLPPLQPRGEQADRLDLARWIVSPENPLTARVTVNRIWQRYFGRGLAPNPDDLGAQGDPPSHPLLLDWLADEFRTDWSLKHVHRLIVTSAVYRQSSAARPELDDLDPLNTLLARQSRRRVEAEVIRDLALASSGLLAPQIGGPSVHPPQPQEYSTLTYAGSARWKDSEGSDRFRRGLYTFFQRTSPYPMLMTFDSPDSTVCTAQRATSNTPLQALTLWNDRVFFEAAQALGRRIVRKVPGVPKSGEKEAAAVADRRLEEAYLACFARRPNDAERSAWRDFRTAQLAVLADQPTVKELLGPEPTPEGCDPQELAFWVLASRTLMNLDEFVTKE from the coding sequence ATGCTGCTGTCCGCCTTTTCGACCCGTCTTTCCCGCATTTTATCCGTACAAGCTTGTTTCCGACGAGCGGCTTCTTCAGGTTGCCTGTCGCTGCTCGTCCTGGCGTGCGGTCTGGTTTCGGTTCCGGTCGTGCATGGCGCTGGGCCGGGTCTGCCGGCGGCTGCTTCCCAGAAGGTTGAGTTTATCAGGGATATTCAACCGCTGCTGCGGCGCAGTTGTTATTCGTGCCATGGGGTGGAAGAACAGGAGGCTGGGCTGCGGCTGGACACGAAGGCCAGGGCGCTGGCCGGCGGCGAAGGCGGCCCGGTGATTATCGCCGGCAAGAGCGACAAGAGCCGTCTGGTGCTGCTGTTGGCGGGTATCGATGAAGATTCCGGAGTGATGCCGCCTGAGGGCGACGGCGCTCCGTTTACGTCCGAGGAAGTCGCGCTGGTGAGGGCCTGGATTGACCAGGGAGCGGACTGGCCGGCCGAAGCCGATCGTCCGCTGGCGGAACGGCACTGGTCGTTCCAGCCGATCGTCCGTCCGGAGGCGCCTGCGGTTAAGCAGCAGGGCTGGATCAAAAACGGGATCGATCCCTTTATTCTGGCGCGTCTGGAAGCGGAAGGAATCGAGCCGGCGATCGAGGCCGACCGTTCCACGTTGATTCGGCGGTTGTACCTGGACCTGCTCGGCTTGCCGCCGCAGCCGGCCGAGGTGGAGCAGTTTCTCAGCGACAAGGAAGACGGCGCGTACGAACGGCTGGTGGATCGCGTCTTGCTGTCGCAGCATTATGGCGAGCGCTGGGGCCGTCACTGGCTGGACCTGGCCCGCTATGCGGACAGCGACGGGTATGAGAAGGATCGTCCTCGCCCTCACGCCTGGCGGTATCGCGACTGGGTGATTGCTGCGCTCAATGCCGACATGCCGTTTGACCAGTTTACGATCGCCCAGGTGGCGGGCGACCTGCTGCCGGATGCGGATCGAGAGATGAAAACGGCGACCGGCTTCCATCGTAACACCTTGCACAATACGGAAGGCGGGACCGACAAGGAAGAAGACCGCTCGAAGAAAACGGTCGATCGCACCAACACAACCGGCGCCATCTGGCTGGGGCTGACGGTCGGTTGCGCCGAGTGTCATACGCACAAGTACGACCCGCTGACCCATCACGAATACTACTCGCTGTATGCGTTCTTCAACAACATCGACGAGCTGGATCTCGACATGGCGCCAGCGGCTGAACTGGCCCGATACCAGACGGACAAGGCGGCGTTCGATGCGGAACAGAAGAAGCTGGATGCGGCTGCGGCCCAGTACGTGAAAAAAGAACTGCCGGCCGCCCAGCAGGCCTGGGAGGCCGCGCAAGCGAACGACCTCGACAACCTGCTCGACCAGGGCGACGCCGACGGGCCGACTTCTGATGGCAAACCAGCCGACGCGAAACCTGCGGACAAGAAGCCGGCCGGCAACAAGGGGGTCGTCGTGCCCGAGAATGTGGAACTGGCGCTCGCCGTCACGGCGGCGGATCGAACGGAGCTGCAGCGGAATGTGATTCGAGATTATTATCTCACGATCGATCCGCCGTTGCTGGCTCTCAAAAAGGCAGCCGAAGCCCATAAGAGCAAAGCTCCCAAGGCTCCGACGGCCAAGGCGCAGGCGGTGGTGGAGCGGTCGACGCCTCGCGAAGCCTATATTCATCTGCGGGGGAACTTTCTGGATCATGGCGCAGCGGTCACGGCGGCGACGCCGGCCTGGTTGCCGCCATTGCAGCCGCGGGGCGAGCAGGCGGATCGCCTGGATCTGGCCCGCTGGATTGTCTCGCCGGAGAACCCGCTGACCGCCCGGGTGACGGTGAATCGGATCTGGCAGCGGTACTTTGGCCGCGGACTGGCGCCCAATCCCGACGACCTGGGCGCCCAGGGCGATCCGCCTTCGCATCCGTTGCTGCTGGACTGGCTGGCGGACGAGTTCCGTACCGACTGGAGCCTGAAGCATGTGCATCGTTTAATTGTGACGTCGGCCGTGTATCGGCAGTCGTCGGCGGCCCGGCCGGAACTGGACGACCTCGACCCTCTGAACACCTTGCTGGCCCGGCAGTCTCGTCGACGGGTCGAGGCGGAAGTCATCCGCGACCTGGCGCTAGCGTCGTCGGGTTTGCTGGCTCCGCAGATTGGCGGACCCAGCGTGCATCCGCCGCAGCCGCAGGAGTATTCGACGCTGACTTATGCAGGAAGCGCTCGCTGGAAGGACAGCGAGGGGAGCGACCGCTTCCGTCGGGGGCTGTATACGTTCTTCCAGAGGACGTCGCCGTACCCGATGCTGATGACGTTCGACTCGCCGGACTCGACCGTTTGCACGGCCCAGCGGGCGACCAGCAACACGCCGTTACAGGCGCTTACGCTGTGGAACGATCGCGTGTTTTTTGAGGCCGCCCAGGCGCTCGGCCGGCGGATCGTCCGCAAGGTTCCGGGCGTCCCGAAGTCGGGCGAGAAAGAGGCTGCAGCGGTGGCGGATCGCCGCCTTGAGGAAGCGTACCTGGCCTGCTTTGCCCGTCGCCCTAACGACGCGGAGCGATCGGCCTGGCGCGACTTTCGTACGGCCCAGTTGGCGGTTCTGGCTGACCAGCCCACGGTCAAAGAGTTGCTGGGCCCGGAGCCGACGCCTGAAGGCTGCGATCCGCAGGAGCTGGCCTTCTGGGTGCTGGCCTCGCGGACGCTTATGAATCTGGATGAATTTGTCACCAAAGAGTAG
- a CDS encoding DUF1559 domain-containing protein has product MRNSRRSGFTLVELLVVIAIIGVLVALLLPAVQMAREAARRSTCANQMKQVGLALHTFHDSFSEFPKTTFVNAGLTWQVAILPYLEKQALYERFDVSQQYSHATNMPMTYERQNTYLCPSGSVENATDTSAYYTTHYYGIFGPIGTYAGPGATGVAYPVNTSGSHGGYSKIGFFPETAGKAYSIGDMTDGTSHTLAVGELSWSPRTAGKPNRYRRWTRGLHNNDQSASSKNIVEPINSDFTSLFNNMSMGSMHPGGTQFVLADASVHFLTESINFDLYMALSSREGDEKADLPE; this is encoded by the coding sequence ATGCGCAATTCGCGTCGATCTGGTTTTACCTTGGTAGAGTTACTGGTTGTGATCGCCATCATTGGCGTGCTCGTAGCACTTCTCTTGCCAGCCGTTCAAATGGCGCGGGAGGCCGCGCGTCGCAGCACGTGTGCGAATCAAATGAAGCAGGTTGGCCTGGCTCTTCATACCTTTCACGATAGTTTCAGCGAGTTCCCCAAAACAACTTTTGTTAATGCGGGTTTGACCTGGCAAGTGGCCATTCTGCCTTACCTGGAGAAGCAGGCCCTCTACGAACGGTTTGATGTCAGTCAGCAGTATTCCCACGCCACCAACATGCCGATGACGTACGAACGCCAGAATACGTATCTGTGCCCGAGCGGCAGCGTGGAAAACGCGACCGATACGTCTGCCTACTACACCACGCATTATTACGGAATTTTCGGACCGATCGGAACGTATGCGGGTCCCGGCGCCACTGGCGTTGCGTATCCGGTGAATACGAGCGGCAGCCACGGCGGATACTCCAAGATTGGCTTTTTTCCTGAAACAGCGGGTAAGGCTTATTCGATTGGCGACATGACCGATGGCACCTCCCATACGCTTGCGGTAGGAGAGTTGTCATGGTCGCCCCGCACCGCCGGCAAGCCCAATCGTTATCGTCGCTGGACGCGCGGTCTGCATAACAATGATCAGTCCGCCAGCAGCAAGAACATCGTCGAGCCGATCAACTCGGATTTCACCTCCCTGTTTAACAACATGTCGATGGGCAGTATGCATCCCGGCGGCACACAGTTCGTCCTGGCCGACGCCTCGGTGCATTTCCTGACCGAGTCGATCAACTTTGATCTCTATATGGCGCTCTCCAGTCGTGAGGGAGACGAGAAAGCCGACCTCCCCGAATAA